The following proteins are encoded in a genomic region of Periophthalmus magnuspinnatus isolate fPerMag1 chromosome 10, fPerMag1.2.pri, whole genome shotgun sequence:
- the LOC117377657 gene encoding uncharacterized protein LOC117377657 isoform X1 — MLLDTSFAAADDDPADTISEEDTMPMDRLRMRPWLEEQIDSCEIPGLKWVNKEERIFQIPWLHGSHQHWDLEKDTLLFMRWAIHTGKYRPGEERPNPRVWKSNFRCALNSLPDIVEVKNKTIKRGSNAFRVYKMLSFDRHINKAMRRKIKKMMAIKGVKVDDGSSIDYTKPHLSQVKEVSSEETDSAEEFGIKDEPDEIHIKEEAGFIKSEEEDFPCTIVTVRIGENGEVEETDVPTFSLALDPQRHLKKSGQNVNSLETDCLDDLNMNSESPVNQMPIKPKKHRLVQGPHKYELEDLDQTKTGETSFRFQDGETSGEGSSLMPAMS; from the exons ATGCTGCTGGACACATCCTTTGCAGCTGCTGATGATGACCCAGCGGACACGATATCGGAGGAG GACACAATGCCAATGGACCGATTGCGGATGAGGCCATGGCTGGAAGAACAGATTGACTCCTGTGAAATTCCTGGACTCAAATGGGTCAATAAA GAGGAGCGAATATTCCAGATTCCGTGGCTTCATGGGTCTCATCAACACTGGGATTTAGAGAAAGACACTCTCCTGTTCATGAGATGGGCCATTCACACAG GTAAATATCGTCCCGGAGAGGAGCGTCCCAACCCAAGAGTGTGGAAGAGTAATTTCCGTTGCGCCCTCAACAGTTTACCGGACATCGTGGAGGTGAAGAACAAGACAATTAAGAGAGGATCCAATGCTTTTAGAGTTTACAAAATGTTGTCCTTTGACAGGCACATAAATAAAG CTATGAGGAGGAAAATCAAAAAGATGATGGCCATAAAAGGAGTCAAA GTGGACGATGGTTCCAGCATAGACTACACCAAACCACACTTGTCCCAAGTCAAAGAGGTGTCTTCAGAAGAGACTGACAGTGCTGAAG AATTTGGCATTAAAGATGAACCTGATGAGATTCACATCAAAGAGGAAGCAGGATTCATTAAATCAGAAGAAGAGGACTTTCCGTGCACTATTGTCACTGTGAGAATTGGGGAAAATGGAGAGGTTGAAGAAACTGATGTACCAACCTTCAGTTTGGCCTTGGATCCACAAAGACACCTTAAGAAGTCTGGACAAAATGTGAACTCTTTGGAAACAGACTGTTTAGACGATTTGAACATGAACTCTGAATCACCAGTGAACCAAATGCCCATCAAACCCAAAAAACATAGGTTAGTTCAGGGACCACACAAGTACGAATTGGAAGACTTGGATCAGACAAAGACAGGTGAGACTTCATTCAGGTTTCAAGATGGAGAAACGTCAGGTGAAGGGTCAAGTCTGATGCCAGCGATGTCCTGA
- the LOC117377657 gene encoding uncharacterized protein LOC117377657 isoform X2, protein MLLDTSFAAADDDPADTISEEDTMPMDRLRMRPWLEEQIDSCEIPGLKWVNKEERIFQIPWLHGSHQHWDLEKDTLLFMRWAIHTGKYRPGEERPNPRVWKSNFRCALNSLPDIVEVKNKTIKRGSNAFRVYKMLSFDRHINKAMRRKIKKMMAIKGVKVDDGSSIDYTKPHLSQVKEVSSEETDSAEEFGIKDEPDEIPIKEEAGFIKSEEEDFPCTIVTVRIGENGEVEETDEPAFSLALDPQRHLKKSGQNVNSLETDCSDDLNMNSESPVNQMPIKPKKHRLVQGPHKYELEDLDRTKTGETSSRFQDEETSGEGSSLTPAMS, encoded by the exons ATGCTGCTGGACACATCCTTTGCAGCTGCTGATGATGACCCAGCGGACACGATATCGGAGGAG GACACAATGCCAATGGACCGATTGCGGATGAGGCCATGGCTGGAAGAACAGATTGACTCCTGTGAAATTCCTGGACTCAAATGGGTCAATAAA GAGGAGCGAATATTCCAGATTCCGTGGCTTCATGGGTCTCATCAACACTGGGATTTAGAGAAAGACACTCTCCTGTTCATGAGATGGGCCATTCACACAG GTAAATATCGTCCCGGAGAGGAGCGTCCCAACCCAAGAGTGTGGAAGAGTAATTTCCGTTGCGCCCTCAACAGTTTACCGGACATCGTGGAGGTGAAGAACAAGACAATTAAGAGAGGATCCAATGCTTTTAGAGTTTACAAAATGTTGTCCTTTGACAGGCACATAAATAAAG CTATGAGGAGGAAAATCAAAAAGATGATGGCCATAAAAGGAGTCAAA GTGGACGATGGTTCCAGCATAGACTACACCAAACCACACTTGTCCCAAGTCAAAGAGGTGTCTTCAGAAGAGACTGACAGTGCTGAAG AATTTGGCattaaagatgaaccagatgagattCCCATCAAAGAGGAAGCAGGATTCATTAAATCAGAAGAAGAGGACTTTCCCTGCACCATTGTCACTGTGAGAATTGGGGAAAATGGAGAGGTTGAAGAAACTGATGAACCAGCCTTCAGTTTGGCCTTGGATCCACAAAGACACCTTAAGAAGTCTGGACAAAATGTGAACTCTTTGGAAACAGACTGTTCAGACGATTTGAACATGAACTCTGAATCACCAGTGAACCAAATGCCCATCAAACCCAAAAAACATAGGTTAGTTCAGGGACCACACAAGTACGAATTGGAAGACTTGGATCGGACAAAGACAGGTGAGACTTCATCCAGGTTTCAAGATGAAGAAACGTCAGGTGAAGGGTCAAGTCTGACGCCAGCGATGTCCTGA
- the LOC117377657 gene encoding uncharacterized protein LOC117377657 isoform X3, with amino-acid sequence MPMDRLRMRPWLEEQIDSCEIPGLKWVNKEERIFQIPWLHGSHQHWDLEKDTLLFMRWAIHTGKYRPGEERPNPRVWKSNFRCALNSLPDIVEVKNKTIKRGSNAFRVYKMLSFDRHINKAMRRKIKKMMAIKGVKVDDGSSIDYTKPHLSQVKEVSSEETDSAEEFGIKDEPDEIHIKEEAGFIKSEEEDFPCTIVTVRIGENGEVEETDVPTFSLALDPQRHLKKSGQNVNSLETDCLDDLNMNSESPVNQMPIKPKKHRLVQGPHKYELEDLDQTKTGETSFRFQDGETSGEGSSLMPAMS; translated from the exons ATGCCAATGGACCGATTGCGGATGAGGCCATGGCTGGAAGAACAGATTGACTCCTGTGAAATTCCTGGACTCAAATGGGTCAATAAA GAGGAGCGAATATTCCAGATTCCGTGGCTTCATGGGTCTCATCAACACTGGGATTTAGAGAAAGACACTCTCCTGTTCATGAGATGGGCCATTCACACAG GTAAATATCGTCCCGGAGAGGAGCGTCCCAACCCAAGAGTGTGGAAGAGTAATTTCCGTTGCGCCCTCAACAGTTTACCGGACATCGTGGAGGTGAAGAACAAGACAATTAAGAGAGGATCCAATGCTTTTAGAGTTTACAAAATGTTGTCCTTTGACAGGCACATAAATAAAG CTATGAGGAGGAAAATCAAAAAGATGATGGCCATAAAAGGAGTCAAA GTGGACGATGGTTCCAGCATAGACTACACCAAACCACACTTGTCCCAAGTCAAAGAGGTGTCTTCAGAAGAGACTGACAGTGCTGAAG AATTTGGCATTAAAGATGAACCTGATGAGATTCACATCAAAGAGGAAGCAGGATTCATTAAATCAGAAGAAGAGGACTTTCCGTGCACTATTGTCACTGTGAGAATTGGGGAAAATGGAGAGGTTGAAGAAACTGATGTACCAACCTTCAGTTTGGCCTTGGATCCACAAAGACACCTTAAGAAGTCTGGACAAAATGTGAACTCTTTGGAAACAGACTGTTTAGACGATTTGAACATGAACTCTGAATCACCAGTGAACCAAATGCCCATCAAACCCAAAAAACATAGGTTAGTTCAGGGACCACACAAGTACGAATTGGAAGACTTGGATCAGACAAAGACAGGTGAGACTTCATTCAGGTTTCAAGATGGAGAAACGTCAGGTGAAGGGTCAAGTCTGATGCCAGCGATGTCCTGA
- the LOC129456577 gene encoding zinc finger protein 260-like, with protein sequence MDYVIIDENAENDLVIKDEPGPRTAIKKEEEDYPFTIVAVKIGDHSKVEETEEPVSSLAPQTHFTNHEQKQEDSSETDNSEDWNDNSESSDSPKDSIPITPDVKREKDVKGPHVCPYCKKEFGRKYNLDNHIRTHTGEKPFSCSVCENTFRSKTNLNKHMKGHPSLLKSQTKRTSTLKNRSKSKVIQNYPKKQTFGCSLCDKVFSTQKNLSYHMSHHAKNVQTMPFKCVECGARFREKHWLDQHMEIHSVHRPHCCSFCNKRFTSRDTLRSHMRSHTEERPYKCAICHKGFKHRANLYWHKKMHTGVKPFSCPVCYKTFLRATNLRLHLATHEKEARTPKLTTCPVCHKRFTNNNAGRHFATHKKEGQIQSKEMSKPFSCRVCGAEFTKKLSLSYHERTHKIKRAFYCSVCKRGFNTRHTYDLHCRKHFDNPAEVQTEYLNAAENSSVNTQMNIDPSLLTGTKPFRCPTCEKYYANESDYVRHIQTHTQTGEETQSSSSKPDTPGVSCPLCQKEVPSRKSLRAHLQYHKRVKPRPFSCKECGVNFAEQEWLDRHMEIHNVDRPFCCEICKKRFSKQSIYNSHVRIHTGERPYKCTVCKKKFKHRSNLRFHVRTHTGEKPFSCPICYKRFTRNANVKRHIASHTEEDRYPPKNATKPFICKECGLGFNKKKSFVWHVRSHKIKRAFYCHICKTKADTIQAFTVHMRMHSCVVKLMRLNEHLDDSDI encoded by the exons ATGG ATTATGTCATTATTGATGAAAATGCAGAAAATGATTTAGTCATTAAAGAtgaaccaggaccaaggacCGCCAtcaaaaaggaggaagaggactaTCCGTTCACTATTGTTGCTGTGAAAATTGGAGACCACAGCAAAGTTGAAGAAACTGAAGAACCTGTCAGCAGCTTAGCTCCTCAGACACATTTCACAAATCATGAACAAAAACAGGAGGACTCTTCGGAAACGGACAATTCCGAAGACTGGAATGACAATTCTGAATCCTCGGATTCCCCTAAGGACAGTATTCCCATTACACCTGATGTCAAGCGAGAGAAAGACGTTAAAGGACCACATGTATGCCCTTATTGTAAAAAGGAATTCGGTCGAAAATACAATTTAGATAATCATataagaacacacacaggagagaaaccattCAGTTGCTCAGTTTgtgaaaacacatttagatcaaaaacaaatctgaataAACACATGAAGGGTCATCCCTCACTTTTAAAGAGCCAAACGAAACGGACTTCCACCCTAAAGAACAGATCAAAATCAAAAGTCATTCAGAACTATCCAAAAAAGCAGACTTTTGGCTGTTCATTATGTGACAAAGTATTTTCAACTCAAAAAAATCTATCATATCATATGAGTCATCATGCAAAGAACGTGCAAACTATGCCATTTAAATGTGTAGAGTGTGGTGCCAGATTTAGAGAAAAACACTGGTTGGATCAGCACATGGAAATTCATAGTGTACACAGGCCACACTGCTGCAGTTTCTGTAATAAAAGGTTTACCTCAAGAGACACATTAAGGTCACACATGAGAAGCCACACTGAAGAGCGGCCTTACAAATGTGCAATCTGCCACAAAGGGTTTAAACATAGAGCTAATTTATACTGGCACAAAAAAATGCACACGGGAGTCAAACCTTTCAGCTGTCCAGTCtgctataaaacatttttaagagcCACTAACCTAAGATTACATTTGGCCACACACGAAAAAGAGGCCAGAACTCCAAAACTAACTACTTGTCCAGTCTGTCATAAAAGATTTACAAATAATAATGCAGGTCGACATTTTGCTACACACAAAAAAGAGGGTCAAATACAGTCCAAGGAAATGTCAAAACCGTTTAGTTGTAGAGTCTGTGGAGCAGAATTCACCAAAAAGCTAAGTTTGTCATATCACGAGAGAACTCACAAGATTAAAAGAGCATTTTACTGTTCTGTTTGTAAAAGAGGGTTTAATACAAGACATACATACGACTTACACTGTAGAAAACACTTTGACAATCCAGCCGAGGTTCAAACTGAGTACCTGAATGCAGCAGAAAATTCTAGTGTAAATACGCAAATGAACATCGATCCCTCACTTTTAACTGGCACAAAACCATTCAGGTGTCCGACGTGTGAAAAGTATTACGCCAATGAAAGTGACTATGTAAGACACATAcaaactcacacacagactgggGAAGAGACACAATCAAGTTCTTCAAAACCAGATACGCCTGGAGTCAGTTGCCCGCTCTGTCAAAAAGAAGTACCGTCAAGGAAGAGTTTGAGAGCTCACTTGCAGTATCACAAAAGAGTCAAACCTAGACCGTTTTCGTGCAAAGAGTGTGGAGTCAACTTCGCTGAACAAGAGTGGTTAGATCGACACATGGAAATCCACAATGTTGACCGGCCATTTTGCTGTGAGATCTGCAAGAAGCGGTTCTCAAAACAGTCAATATACAATTCCCATGTGAGAATCCATACTGGAGAGAGACCTTACAAATGTACAGTCTGCAAAAAAAAGTTCAAGCATCGAAGTAATCTAAGGTTTCATGTCAGAacgcacacaggagagaaaccattTAGCTGTCCGATCTGTTACAAAAGGTTCACAAGAAATGCTAATGTTAAAAGACACATTGCTTCGCACACAGAGGAGGATAGGTATCCACctaaaaatgcaacaaaaccaTTCATTTGTAAAGAATGCGGACTCGGGTTTAATAAGAAGAAGAGTTTCGTGTGGCACGTGAGAAGCCACAAAATTAAAAGGGCGTTTTACTGTCATATTTGTAAAACTAAAGCAGACACAATACAAGCGTTTACAGTACATATGAGGATGCACTCTTGTGTGGTTAAACTGATGAGGTTAAACGAGCACTTGGATGACAGTGACATTTGA